A genomic segment from Salvelinus alpinus chromosome 8, SLU_Salpinus.1, whole genome shotgun sequence encodes:
- the LOC139583422 gene encoding dnaJ homolog subfamily C member 5-like encodes MSEQRQRSLSTSGEALYLVLGLDKTCTPDDIKKSYRKLALKYHPDKNPENPNATDKFKELNNAHSVLSDASKRNIYDSYGSLGLYVAQQFGEENVNAYFMLSSWWAKGLFAVCGVLTGCYFCCCLCCCFNCCCGKCKPKTPGEEDPDTYVSPEDLEEQIRTDMETDADDVPIIQQPTNASERTGLIGDGRRAYT; translated from the exons ATGTCAGAGCAAAGGCAACGTTCCCTGTCCACCTCAGGAGAGGCCCTCTATCTGGTCCTGGGCCTCGACAAGACCTGTACACCAGATGACATCAAGAAgtcctacag AAAACTTGCTTTGAAATATCATCCAGACAAGAACCCAGAGAACCCGAACGCCACAGATAAATTCAAGGAGCTCAACAATGCCCACTCCGTGCTGTCAGATGCCTCCAAGAGGAACATCTACGACAGCTATGGCTCCCTCGGTCTGTACGTGGCACAGCAGTTTGGAGAGGAGAACGTCAATGCTTATTTCATGCTCTCCAGTTGGTGGGCAaag GGTCTGTTTGCGGTCTGCGGCGTGCTAACAGGCTGCTACTTCTGCTGCTGCCTGTGCTGCTGTTTCAACTGCTGCTGTGGGAAGTGTAAACCCAAAACTCCTGGAGAGGAGGACCCCGACACCTACGTGTCCCCTGAAGACCTGGAGGAGCAGATCCGCACAGACATGGAGACAG ACGCTGACGACGTCCCCATAATACAGCAGCCAACCAATGCAAGCGAGAGGACCGGGTTGATTGGTGACGGACGACGGGCCTATACCTAA